One genomic segment of Mastomys coucha isolate ucsf_1 unplaced genomic scaffold, UCSF_Mcou_1 pScaffold22, whole genome shotgun sequence includes these proteins:
- the LOC116070587 gene encoding UDP-glucuronosyltransferase 2A1 isoform X5, with translation MAKLKKGEFEVLLSDPVFPCGRPTTLCETMGKAEIWLMRTYWDFEFPRPYLPNFEFVGGLHCKPAKPLPKEMEEFVQTSGEHGIVVFSLGSMVKNLTDEKANLIASALAQIPQKVLWRYKGKIPTTLGSNTRLFDWIPQNDLLGHPKTRAFITHGGTNGIYEAIYHGIPMVGVPMFADQPDNIAHMKAKGAAVEVNMNTMTSSDLLNAVRTVINEPSYKENAMRLSRIHHDQPVKPLDRAVFWIEFVMRHKGAKHLRVAAHDLSWFQYHSLDVIGFLLTCMASAMLLVAKCCLFIFQKIGKTGKKKKRD, from the exons GAAGACCCACCACACTGTGTGAGACTATGGGGAAAGCTGAGATTTGGCTAATGCGAACATATTGGGATTTTGAATTTCCTCGTCCATATTTACCAAATTTTGAGTTTGTGGGAGGACTGCACTGCAAACCTGCCAAGCCTTTACCTAAG GAAATGGAAGAATTTGTCCAGACTTCAGGAGAACATGGTATTGTAGTGTTTTCTCTGGGGTCAATGGTCAAAAACCTGACAGATGAAAAGGCCAATCTCATTGCCTCAGCACTCGCCCAGATTCCTCAGAAG GTTTTGTGGCGATACAAAGGAAAGATACCAACCACATTAGGATCCAATACTAGACTGTTTGATTGGATTCCTCAGAATGATCTGCTTG GACATCCCAAAACCAGAGCTTTTATCACCCATGGTGGAACAAATGGAATCTATGAGGCCATTTACCATGGTATCCCTATGGTGGGAGTCCCCATGTTCGCTGATCAGCCTGACAATATTGCTCACATGAAGGCCAAAGGAGCAGCCGTGGAGGTGAACATGAACACTATGACAAGTTCAGATCTGCTCAATGCTGTGAGAACAGTCATTAACGAACCATC TTATAAAGAAAATGCCATGAGACTATCAAGAATTCACCATGACCAGCCAGTGAAGCCCCTGGACAGAGCAGTCTTTTGGATTGAGTTTGTCATGCGTCATAAAGGAGCCAAGCACCTTCGTGTGGCAGCCCATGACCTCAGCTGGTTTCAGTACCACTCTCTGGATGTGATTGGGTTCCTACTGACCTGCATGGCATCTGCTATGTTATTGGTTGCAAAatgttgtttgtttatatttcaaaaaattggtaagacaggaaaaaagaaaaagagagattag